The sequence below is a genomic window from Coffea arabica cultivar ET-39 chromosome 4c, Coffea Arabica ET-39 HiFi, whole genome shotgun sequence.
ataaaaaacaaagtcaTATTGGCATTTCAACGTGGaaaatatatataacatttGACCATAAACTGCATCTACTTAATTTGTACATATCTTATCCAAATTTGACTCTTATTCattattttatgtattctttttgttttcttcatatgtaaatatgtaactgctatatgtgtgtgtgtaataGTTAAGGGTATTGTAAGATATTATCAGTTTTTCGTTTGCATTTTTAGATGCCAATGCTTGCAACCATTgtgttcaattttcaattttatatgATTTTCATATTATGAGAGGGAAAATTAAATATATTGCAAAATGTTAAACCAAATTGCAAGTtatgattttcttttgtttcaaattttatctttccaattttattttgaaagtACATATATCAGTACATTTTAAAATGTAAAACCAAATTACAAGTtatggaaaattttcttttacttcAAAGTTTAACCCCTCAATTTGGAGGTTGAATATGGAATGAATCACAAAATTTctcttttgaaaatttgaaataatttaattcAATATTTTTGTGTGTGGCCAAGTCAAAATTAATATGAAAAATAACTAAATTTGGCATTTTTTTATACTTTTGTattgaattttcatttttatattttactcgCCAAATTTACTTTATAGTAGTGTAACATTGACAATATGTTAAATTATatgttttcaataaaaaaaaatagagaaatttaAGACTCTCGGACCAATAGAGATAGGAAATGGCAATCGTAATTActattatttaaaaaagaaaattccaacACGAACACAACAtagtatatacatatatgtacatATAATTCTCATAAGCATATAAGAGAAAACTATAGATTTTGTATAGCATAATATATCTTAAATGAAAAATTGTAATATTACTTTATTCTGGTTTGGCCaaatggaagaagaaaagagaaataagGGAAAAAGAATTGGAGGAGGTTGGGGCGTGAGGGATGGAGGTTGGAGGGGCTGTCTAAGGGTTTGGAAGAATGATGAAGAAAAAGATGTGAAAAATTAGGGGTAGGAAATTAGAGAAGAGAGGAATGGAATACTAAGAACGGAAAAGGTCGAAATGAAAGTGAACTACTAAGTTGGGCagagaaaaaagggaaagaaagaaagaaattgtgGAGTATGACAAAGGtgataaaaaatgaaaggaGGAATTGCACTGTGATTGAATGTGTGAAGGTCATATGAGACAATGGATAGGGAACtgaaaatgagaatgaaaatgataataatagttttcaataattctaaaaactctagaaACACAGcttgcaaatatttttttaatctataTTAAAATCTATGAAAAGCATTAGTTTACAAGCACTTAACAATTTTAGGACTACAAGAtaggagaatttttttttctaaaatcgtGGAAAATAAATCAGTCCTAATTTAtgttatttatattataaatattgaTATATGGTTATAAActgtaatatatattataaatttagtataatttTTTAGCCTTTGTCATatattttatcctatattacaatatataaaaatgtattattattttgaacTAAAAAATAAGTCCGTGCACAGCACGGGTCAAAATGCTAGTTTCAACAAATTAGTAAGTAGAGTTTTACTTGAATGTTTGTATACAAAGCAGTGGTGCTTAATCAATTCAATGTCACACTAAATTTCGTTATCAAAGGGCCTcaagaaattttattttatccaaaaaaaaaagaagagcccTATAAGGCTAGAAGTCTATAGAACAAAAAGATTaggaataatttcagaaacctcccataagatttttgacaatttcactgagctcccctaaaaatttaaaaaattacacctacctctCTTGATTTAATAGCTTTagtagtaaaattttaaaataatattgacttagtcaaattttttaaaagaatatccaaaaatgcccttgtgtAGTGAGTTTTTAATTTACTTCcctatacaattataagattatctagataattataaggaaaatgtgtcaaaattttcatgtccatacctattatttgataaacaactgtaataataataaaattatcacTATGATAGGATAATTTTGATAGTATTATTATGGctttagatttaaaaaaaaaagaaaagaaaaagtcaaaataatggatttaaagttgaattttgtgagtAGTGAAATTATTATAATTTAATAGTGATTTTGggctatttttttatttattgttaattttaataccaaaaaataaaaaaaagattaacAAAAAACATTAGATTATGTATAAAGTTAACTCATCCAAAAAATCACTAGTTCAACATTTTGTTACAATAGAAAATAGAGATAATAGCAGTAGTTCTAcagttttattgataaaaaattaaaataaaaaggaataagaaggacaaagaatgaaaaaataattttaaaagtcattttaaatataagcataccaaacaagggaattttattaaaatatttaagggtagtattgtcattttaaataattatggaggtatgtataattttaaaaaccttgagggagctaaatgaaattgttaaaaacctcaagggacgtttctgaaattatcccaaaagaTTATGAAGATTGACCAAGTAGGAGAATGACGAGGCAGTTGTTGGCTGTTTAAGAAAGAGGCGGAGTCTAAGGGTCTGCTCCCAATATGCCGGGAACAAAAACCGCAGCTTCTGTTCTTTTATGCACTCCTCCATTTCTATCTCaatccaaggaaaaaaaaaaaaaagaaaatctgagacgaaaaggaaaagaaacacaaatttaaagaaagaaaaattgagtGAAAAGCTAGAGCAAACGAATCCCAACAGCCCAGAGCCTTGAATCCAGAATTACAATGATGGATAAAAAAGAAAGGgcaagggagaaaagagaaatgaGGCGCCAAGAGATCTCTCTTCTCCGCACCATTCCCTATTCCGATCATCAAAGGTAATTCTTTTAGTTACTCTTGGAGCAATTTCTTCTGCTTTCATGTATCTGTTAGAAATCCTGAATAATTGATCGTTGTAAATCTGTATGCCCTTGAAATTACATAATCTGTTCAAGCTAAAACGGGTTAATTTTCTTTATCTGCTTGATTGAGGATGTAAATTTACTTGGATTTCGATAATGGGCTCCTTCTGATATGCATGCTGATTGCATATTGCAGCATTTCATACATTACAAAAGCATTAGGATTCAGGTTGAACATGGTATtctattttctctttccttttatcttCTGTTGTTCTCGGTGCGTTCTCTTTAGGTTGAGATTTATAATTGATTAGCTCATTGTTTCAATCTAATGCATATCTTATTAAGAGCGGTTGGGGAGGTTTTAGGATAATGCAGTTTGAATGAGGATTTGGGGTGTCAAATGGGAACTTTTGTAGGGTTGGATGAATGCCACGGTATTTAGACGCAGTAAGGTTAATGCTGGAATTATGGCGCTTAAAAGCATAGTTTGATTGACCCATTTTAGCCTCTAAATTATGGCTTGAATAATTATGTATGCATGAAATGCCAGTTTTCTTTTGAATTAGTAGAGGTATGCTAATCTCCTGTCCATAACTGGAAGGATGTTTAAAGATTATGAAGTTAGTCATATGTCATTGACTATGTTTTTACATGGTCGCATTTTGGCTATAGACATGGCTAGAATATACAGGCAGCTGTTTAACTCATTTAATACTTTCTATTTTCCATGGATAAAGTGTTTGTTCATTGATATGTCTCATGTCCATTGCTTATGAATCTGACTTGTACATGAGAAGTGTTAAACTATTTGTAAATTTGAACAATTTAATAAAGAGAATCAAATGCTAGATAATTCTGAAGTAGTTAAAAACACAGACTTCCTAACCATGAATCTGGGAGTAGATTTCAGTTCACTTATTAAGTGCATGAACTCCACTAAACTAACTCCATTACTATGTTATCACTGGATAAAGCCACTATTAATTTGTGACGTTTTAATGAACAAAAATGTTTTTCTTGATCACAGTATCAGGTCATCTATTAAGTTATCCTTTTGCATAATTTATCTAGTTAGGCCTATTCCTCACTTGCAACAACTTCCGTGAGTGTGTGTGGAACTATAGACAAATTACAACATCGGAAAATACATTTCTTAGAGAAAAAAGCTTTGAACATAAGATCTGTAAATGTTGGTATTTCAGATGGTGGTCTTCTGATACTGTTGCTGTGGTTACGGGTGCCAATCGGGGAATTGGTTTTGAGATTGCACACCAACTTGCAATGCATGGATTGACCGTCATTCTCACATCACGAGAGACTGGTGTTGGTGAAGAGGCAGCAAAGGTCTTGCAAGAAGGGGGTCTAAATGTGGTCTTTCATCAATTGGACATAGTGAATCCTTCATCAATTGAGACATTTACTGAATGGATACAACAAAATTATGGCGGCTTGGATATACTGGTATGATGGAACCCATTTCAATACGTACTTATGCTAAAATTGATGCATGTGACATATTAATTTCATCAAGGACGaagggaggaaagaaaagagaaagaagaaaagaaaataagggATTATAGATAAGAAGAAGGCTGATTATCTATTAAAGTGTTCTCACTCTACCTTACTGTTGTCATATCCTCTCTGATTGAAGCTAAGCTACTTTTCAGTTGTTAACGTGAATTTGTAGGTAAACAATGCAGGAATTAATATCAATATTGGGTCAGAAAACTCAGTTGAACATGCTGAAAAGGTTATTGAGACAAACTACTTTGGCACCAAAAGCATGATTAAAGCTATGATTCCATTACTTAGGCCTTCAGCTTCAGGTGCTCGTATTGTTAGTGTCACCTCACGTTTGGGAAGGTTAAACGGCCGACGAAATGTAAGTAATACTTTGATACTTCCATGTATTTCTATTTGTATTGCATTCATGTTTTCtgaaatctgtcttgaactTTTGTTTCTTACCTGTTAACTTGTTTGATTGGGTAATTGTGCTATCCGTAATAAATAAATTTGGGTTATGTACGTACCTCTTTGGGATCCAGGGAATGATTTTGGTCCCAAAAACATCTATTTGTTTTGCTTTGATGAATGTAATGTTTAAGGCCAAAATAACAGAGGTACCTGTAGCATGCACAATGATAATTGTGATACTTGTTGGAAGGTATATTCCTCCACAAGTAGTGGCAAAGCATATGTGCTTCTTTTTCTGCTGTTCTAAACTTAAATAGGAAATTGGAATCCTTTTCATTCTGTGTGTCTTCTCACATAATCTCTGACTTGCGTTTTTTGTTAGAATATGTATTTCTTAATGTTTTTCTGTTGTTACTGTAGCCTAAAGTTATGTTTCCCTTCCATTTGACTTCAGCCCCCAAAACCCCTGcaggaagggaaaaaaaaaaagattgctgTTCTCTATTTCATTCATTATCAAGTCAAGCAGCTTAGTCTGCTTCTTGATATGAGTTCCTTGGCAATCTGTGCAATTCTGGATAATCCACCAATCAAGTGGTTAAATACCTACACATGGTAGCAGTAAATAACCACAAGAGATTGTGGAATATATCCTTTGAGTTGAGAAATCGTGTGAGAATTCTATGAGATCACCTTCTTTTTAGTCACATTATTCTTGATTTTCTAATTTACAAATACATTTTCCTGCATCAAACATTCAagtgtttgcttattttctgcTAGAGAATTGGAAATCTTACGTTGAGAGCGCAACTGGAAGATGTGGGCTCGTTGTCTGAGGAATTAATTGATGGCACTATGAACAAATTTTTGGAACAAGTCAAAGATGGTACTTGGGAATCTGGCGGATGGCCGCAGGTATATACAGACTACTCGTTGTCAAAGCTAGCAGTTAATGCCTACACAAGGCTAATGGCGAGAATTCTGTCCGATCGGCCTGAGGGTCATAAAATATACATCAATTGCTATTGCCCAGGATGGGTTAAGACTGCCATGACTGGCTGGGCTGGGCATATTCCTCCTGAAGATGGGGCTGATACAGCAGTTTGGCTTGCACTACTCCCTGAGCTGTCTGTAAGCGGCAAGTTTTTTGCAGAGAGACGTGAAATCAATTTCTAAACTTGTGATTGACTATTGTTGTTGAATTTGAGTTAAAGTCTACTTTGTGTTTGGCCAAGACCAGGCGTAACCAGAAACAACAGAAGGAAAGTATATCCGTTCAGAGACTTGTGCTAGGATTTGCCTTTGAAACTGCAGTGTTTCCAACTTAGCTAGCTGTTGGAGTAAAGAATCTACCGGGCTGTCATAGAGATTTTTGGTCGCATACCAACCTAACTCGGGCAACATGGCGATGGATGGAGGCAAGAGCCGAAGGAAATGCAAGACAATTTCAATCTAGCACTAATAGGTTTTCTTTTCAGTTGTGcaagtttcttttcctttgcccATGTTTTGCTTTAGAAACCAATCAGCTCAACAAGTAAATGCAATGGCAAATACTCGAGGTTCGAATAGTGTATCCTcactatgaatttttttttattcgcCTGTTACAATAATATGATTCCTCTGGAATATTTGTCCAGTGACACAATATGTGCTCACCATGTTACAGTTAAATTATGCGTAATTTCTTGGTTGGTATATTAGGAGGAAGgaaatttgattttaaaaaaaaagtattgcCATGCAAAATTGGAGTTAAAAGTGATGCATTGAGTTGATCTACTCAACAGATCACCATTGTACTTTTACTACCCATTATTGTCATTTCTTCTCCTGTTAAATCATCTACATTCAACAGGCATAGGAATGCACCACAGAAAgcaatgtgtttggattgcattttccgtcatttttcatgaaaaaaatattttaaatgagggaaaaaggtgatagagaaatgtgatcacggaaaacgacaatattttccgacAGAAACAAGCAATCCCAACAAGACAGTTTTTACTAACATCCATTAACAATTAATGTCCCTTTGAACCAATATATTCTTGTAAAAACACtcttgattaaaaaaataatttaatataataATCACCAGAGATAGCAATAAGTCGAGTCAATAACATCGAATTCAATTTTGACTCGGCTCGAATTTGACGAATATTATATTCAAACtcacttaaaaaaattttaaagagcTCGAACTCACTCAAGAAAATAAAACGAATTTAAACTTGAGTCGAGCACAAATtctataataataatagtaataaagaTTTTTATAGTTTCGCTATCAAATATACATGTGTATGTGAAAATTTTGCAAAGCTCACAAACTTTTGAGTCGAATGCATTAATTTAAAGTTTGACAGCTTCAGCTCGAATGAGCAATTGAGTGAGCTGCGAGAGGAATTTGCGCGTTTTCCCGGGAAACCAGGCGGACTGGACATTACAAAGCCACGCTAACACCGCATACGCACTTTACCCAAATGTAcgatgcaaaataaataaaaacaaaaaaaaaatcccaatttcCGTCGGTGATCGTTAATAGCATCCCAAAACTTAGAATTCTTTATCCTTCAAAAGAGCAGTAGGTAAGAACCCAATTTCAATTTCCTCCAGATTCAGAGAATTACAGAAATTAATCATCCACTCCCTGACTTCTCTTGCTTTAGAACCTCAAGCAGAAGGTTCTACACGGAGGCCCAAGATGTAAGTTTAAACTCCTTTCCAATTTTTGGTTAGTAGTTGGTTGTTAGGCCTAAGATTATATTTCTGACCCTTTTTTTGAAGCTTTTTGTCattgaactttttttttgggatgaaGATTTAGGAACCCCAAGCATTCCAACATTTTCAAAGTCGCGTCGTCTGAGGTAATTTCATACCAGAAATTACGGTTTTGTTCCCTCTTTCCATCAACCACCATCCATGTCTTGATTTTACCGGTTGAATTTTTGAATATCGCGATGAGTTTTAGAATCCTGCCGGAGTTGGAGGTTCTAAACTGATATGATTGTTCTGTCCATTTTGTTGTATtttccacacacacacacacacacacactctctctctctctctccttattAAATTTTGAGTTTTGCTAGGATTGGTTTCTATTCTTGATAGTAAAGCAATGATCTTTACTGtacaagtttttctttttcagttcATTTTGATGTTGTGATTTACATATTAATTTTGGGCTTCTGGTAGCATTCATTTACAATAGCCTAGAAGGAAAATGCTGTAGAGGGGATAATTTTATCTTTGTAATTTGTCATAGTTGTTTATTGCGAATTTGAGCTTAGATGCGTTTATTGTGTAAATCTACTATACTGAATGGGAAGGAAAAGGATACTTCATATAGGCTCCTTTTAGCTGCAGTAGGTTTGGAAGCAAATTTGCAGCTTGTATGTGAAAGGAGTTTAGAAAGGAACGCTTTTTAATAATGTAAATGATAGTGCTATATGATGATATTTGGTTTGATGCAACTCTAATCCAGAATTGAGTGAAACAAAAATGCAGATTAGGTTAGATGTAGATTTAGAAATGGTAGTTGTTGCATGTAATTCCAGTTCTCTAGGGTTCTCAAGATCAGCAGTCTATTGTGACCCTTACAAGGAAATGTGCAACTAGAAGTACTATTTGCCAAATGATGGGAGTTAGTGGGTGTCGTTTTTAAATCATACAATAACTTGATATAGCATCTGATTTCTAATTTAGTTCTGAAAATTGGACATGCCAATATGCAGCCTTTACCAAGATGGCAAATTTGAGAAGGGCTCTTCTTTTCACCATTCCTCGCATTCTTAATTCCTCGAATCAGACCTCAATTGCCACCTCCACAATGTCCTCTCACAATATTTACAGGTTAGAGACCTCATACAATATTGTtttatctatatctatatgcttactttttatttgatcatttttgtTTCTGCTCTTTTAGGCCAATTCTTGGTTCATTGCCATGTTTTTATTCTTCAAATCAGGCACTGAATATTGATCTTTCCAATGAAGAAAGCAAGAGGCGGTTGTTTAATAGGTATTCTGTTGTGTATTGATTAtaccttttgtttattttgtcctttttaccatttgatttttcttttgtgtaGTCCAGCTTCACTGATACTCTTTGCTAAATTTTAGGCTGCTCTACAGGAGCAGACAAAGAGGGTTCCTGGAGCTGGATTTGATTCTGGGGAGATGGGTTGAAGATCATATTCATTCTATGGATGAAAATGGAATTAAAGCCCTTGTTCATGTCCTTGACTTGGTATCTTCGTTTGTCCTTGACTTTTCTGCTTCTCAACCGTTCAATCTCACTTTTCCTCAAATGATTGGAACTTTACAGGCCCTTCACCATTTGATTGAAATTAAGTTGTATTAAGCCTCGTCTTCTAGTTTTCATGTTTGTTATAAGGTGGCATTTTGTTGGTCTGGATATCTTATTGGTTTGACTCGTCTGAAATGTTCATCCTACCACTGGATGACTTGGCTGTTTCATTCTAGGATATCGCAAATGTTGCTCAGCGTATATGGTATGCATGATAGCACACGTCAGTTTAGGTTTCCGTCTTATGAGACACGTAATGTCTGACCTGGCCCAGGATTTACAGTTTCTGCCATTTTAATTACGTGCTCATCTTTCTTGAGCTTCTGGTCTCTGACAAACAAAGCACTGATAATTGATTCGTCTGGCTCAAATtaatactatatatatatatattttttttttttatggttttgGATAGCCACTTTGACTTGATTTAGTTGACTATGCTCCCCTCTTCATTGTTGTTTCCATATGTATTGGCAGGAAAATCCGGACTTATGGAAGTGGTTGACTGGTCAGGGGCAACCTCCAGAGGCAGTAAGAATGAATCCTGTGAGTTAAAACTGAAAGTTGTTTGTTTTGGTTTTATTCTTTAATGCCATTTATTGCACTCTGACGCCCTAAAACTGTGGTTGCAGGTTTTTGCTGATGTGCAGAAAAGGGTAGTGAACAATCTGAACAGCCATGCTTCTCCAGAGACGAGAGCAACTCCTGGGCAGCCATGGGTGAGGGGGTGGGATGATTTCAAGAAAGGACGTGATGGCCCAGCGGTGGGGAATCAGTAACGATATTTGATCCTGAAGGGCCAGCTGTTGCCGTTCTCTGTCATGCCGGCTGTAGCATAGAGCGACACTAGAATATATTTACCTAAAATAAATCATGTTATTAGTACTGTGTTTTTTACTTTGTGATAAGGCTGTGCATGAGGGAGACTGTATTAGATTTGAAACACACGCTGTAACAAGTACAAAACGTAATAGCATTCCATGACAAGCTATGCCTTTATCGTCTTCTACATGATGCAGCAATTTGTATTGTGGGTGTCAAACAAGTTAGCCACTGGTTCCATTGAAAAGTTTTACTGACTTTTACACGAGTGACGGGAGAATTTTCTCAAGTTACCTACCCAACACTGCTGCGATGCAGAGCCACTTTGGAGCAAGAAAAAAGAGTTTGGACGTCGCGGAAGCGGGCAAGTTGAAACATCGGTATGCGTCCATCCCGACTTTTGTCAGGGAAGCCATTGATGCTTAAGCATAAATAACTGATAATTTACTAAAATTCCCATTTCTACTTTTGTAAAAGAAATCATTGATAGCATAATTAAGCTCG
It includes:
- the LOC113740033 gene encoding succinate dehydrogenase assembly factor 2, mitochondrial-like isoform X1; amino-acid sequence: MANLRRALLFTIPRILNSSNQTSIATSTMSSHNIYRPILGSLPCFYSSNQALNIDLSNEESKRRLFNRLLYRSRQRGFLELDLILGRWVEDHIHSMDENGIKALVHVLDLENPDLWKWLTGQGQPPEAVRMNPVFADVQKRVVNNLNSHASPETRATPGQPWVRGWDDFKKGRDGPAVGNQ
- the LOC113738564 gene encoding uncharacterized protein; the protein is MMDKKERAREKREMRRQEISLLRTIPYSDHQRWWSSDTVAVVTGANRGIGFEIAHQLAMHGLTVILTSRETGVGEEAAKVLQEGGLNVVFHQLDIVNPSSIETFTEWIQQNYGGLDILVNNAGININIGSENSVEHAEKVIETNYFGTKSMIKAMIPLLRPSASGARIVSVTSRLGRLNGRRNRIGNLTLRAQLEDVGSLSEELIDGTMNKFLEQVKDGTWESGGWPQVYTDYSLSKLAVNAYTRLMARILSDRPEGHKIYINCYCPGWVKTAMTGWAGHIPPEDGADTAVWLALLPELSVSGKFFAERREINF
- the LOC113740033 gene encoding succinate dehydrogenase assembly factor 2, mitochondrial-like isoform X2, encoding MANLRRALLFTIPRILNSSNQTSIATSTMSSHNIYRPILGSLPCFYSSNQALNIDLSNEESKRRLFNRSRQRGFLELDLILGRWVEDHIHSMDENGIKALVHVLDLENPDLWKWLTGQGQPPEAVRMNPVFADVQKRVVNNLNSHASPETRATPGQPWVRGWDDFKKGRDGPAVGNQ